The following proteins come from a genomic window of Acetivibrio cellulolyticus CD2:
- the rsxA gene encoding electron transport complex subunit RsxA — translation MNEIMIIAISAVLVNNFVLSQFLGICPFLGVSKKLETALGMGGAVIFVMTISSCITRAIYGLFLNPYGLDYLNTIVFILIIASLVQFVEVVLKKFLPSLYKALGIYLPLITTNCAVLGAALINIDKGYNVLNSTLYGFFAGVGFTLALVLFAGVRERLEYSDIPESLKGLPISLIAAALVSMAFLGFKGLFGI, via the coding sequence ATGAATGAGATAATGATAATAGCTATTAGTGCTGTATTAGTGAATAATTTCGTTTTATCACAGTTTTTAGGTATCTGCCCTTTCCTGGGAGTATCTAAAAAGCTGGAAACTGCTCTTGGTATGGGTGGTGCGGTTATTTTTGTTATGACGATTTCTTCCTGTATAACAAGGGCAATATATGGTTTATTTCTAAATCCGTATGGTCTTGATTACTTAAATACAATTGTTTTCATTTTGATTATAGCTTCATTGGTTCAGTTTGTTGAGGTTGTGCTTAAGAAGTTTCTGCCCTCACTTTACAAGGCACTGGGTATATATCTTCCACTCATAACGACAAACTGTGCTGTATTGGGAGCTGCTCTTATTAATATTGATAAAGGTTACAATGTACTAAACTCAACTTTATATGGATTTTTTGCGGGAGTTGGTTTTACACTTGCATTGGTGTTGTTTGCAGGTGTGAGGGAAAGGCTTGAGTACAGTGATATTCCTGAGTCGCTTAAAGGGCTGCCTATATCACTTATTGCAGCAGCACTAGTTTCTATGGCATTTTTGGGATTCAAGGGGCTATTTGGAATATAG